A genomic segment from Pyrodictium occultum encodes:
- a CDS encoding Fur family transcriptional regulator, translating to MVAASGNVEERLVRLITELRRQGLRVTAQRLTIARIVFENIKDHPSFMEILEKVRQVMPSVSPSTVYNNLQLLEKLGLIKSFDVAGETRYDDTNPHINVVCLDNGKVLDIDHNATSIMDELVKMLGGDKRVYEVVVYAYCGKRGEASGPG from the coding sequence GTGGTCGCTGCCAGCGGGAACGTCGAGGAAAGGCTTGTACGGCTGATAACCGAGCTGAGGAGGCAAGGGCTCCGGGTTACTGCTCAGAGGCTCACGATAGCGCGTATAGTGTTCGAGAACATTAAGGATCACCCCAGCTTCATGGAGATACTCGAGAAGGTTCGGCAGGTAATGCCGAGCGTGAGCCCCAGCACGGTGTACAATAACCTCCAGCTTCTCGAGAAGCTAGGGCTCATCAAGAGCTTCGACGTCGCAGGCGAGACACGCTACGACGACACCAATCCCCATATCAATGTGGTGTGCCTTGACAACGGCAAGGTGCTGGACATAGATCATAACGCCACCAGTATAATGGACGAACTCGTGAAGATGCTTGGGGGCGACAAGAGGGTATACGAGGTAGTGGTGTACGCGTACTGTGGTAAGAGGGGGGAGGCCTCAGGGCCAGGCTGA
- a CDS encoding CBS domain-containing protein: MSQREVLEALIKLYEQKRRLIKSKEIAEVINRDEGTVRNIILSLKSLGLVESKTGPSGGYMPTLKAYEVMRGAMTQVPVKLRRDGTEIDVTVIGIEILDVLNLEGGRAILRVHGDIRRHVKPGDHVEIGPTPLANVRIEGTVVHMDPASGQMSIKIARMVSVPKVPVIEIASLKPLTTSPETPIKEVAAILSSKRIRGIPVVERGRLVGIITQTDLTRALAEGRIDAKVRDYMSSPVITVRETDDINHAIELMNKHDIGRVVVVDSAGRVAGIATRTDILRFIAGISRKRAGPEGSVSQASTSQAEA, from the coding sequence ATGTCACAGCGTGAGGTGCTGGAGGCTCTTATAAAGCTTTATGAGCAGAAGCGGCGGCTCATAAAGAGCAAGGAGATAGCGGAGGTCATAAACCGCGACGAGGGCACAGTACGTAACATAATACTCAGCCTCAAGAGCCTCGGCCTCGTGGAGTCCAAGACGGGGCCCAGCGGTGGCTACATGCCTACCCTCAAGGCCTACGAGGTAATGAGGGGCGCCATGACCCAGGTGCCGGTTAAGCTGCGCAGGGACGGCACAGAGATAGACGTGACTGTTATAGGCATTGAGATACTCGACGTGCTGAACCTTGAGGGCGGTAGGGCGATACTAAGGGTGCACGGCGATATAAGGAGGCATGTGAAGCCCGGGGATCACGTGGAGATAGGGCCTACACCCCTAGCCAACGTCAGGATAGAGGGCACAGTAGTACATATGGATCCTGCTAGCGGCCAAATGAGCATAAAGATAGCCCGTATGGTGAGCGTTCCGAAGGTGCCAGTTATAGAGATTGCTAGCCTTAAGCCGCTCACAACCAGCCCCGAGACGCCTATAAAGGAAGTGGCGGCCATTCTCTCCTCGAAGAGGATACGCGGCATACCGGTAGTCGAGAGGGGGAGGCTAGTCGGGATAATAACCCAGACAGATCTCACGCGGGCCCTGGCCGAGGGCAGGATCGACGCGAAGGTACGCGACTACATGTCAAGCCCCGTGATAACCGTGAGGGAGACCGACGACATTAACCATGCCATAGAGCTTATGAACAAGCATGATATAGGCAGGGTTGTAGTCGTAGACTCTGCGGGGCGTGTAGCAGGCATTGCGACGAGAACGGACATACTGAGGTTCATAGCGGGCATTTCCAGGAAACGAGCAGGCCCTGAGGGCAGCGTTTCCCAGGCTTCCACGAGCCAGGCCGAGGCCTAG
- a CDS encoding NfeD family protein, giving the protein METRLSREWLAAVTLLAVLMPLAAHHSLSAGDGRSIVVVAPVKGVIDGSIRDYVARALEYAEKMHASAVVLELNTPGGSLDAALDIVEMLERSPTPVIGFARGRWAVSAGTMILMCTSYAAMEPGTVIGAVQPVELTSSGEYRPVNESKILNPVYKKIEACMRLHGRNTSLAREFVYHNLVLDAEEAVRLHAVEAVARSLWELLEKANNTVVETIYGPVRLTLIEPRIVYYSMPPGLRLAHTLSDPLVSSLLTTMAVLVIIAAIASGHPLAIAAGIALMLLGLFGLGLSASVLAAALMLVGAIMLIAELALIPGFGVVGITGILLLLIGGFIMFAGKPIYIAGESLHSTLYTLLAATVPIAGLTLVVVYKAARAWRLKPIYQPSPVGKRGKALDDIPPSGTGFVLVEGEYWQARNTGDKPIRRGDMVLVVGKEGAILLVRLAPEAPGSRGSRLG; this is encoded by the coding sequence GCCGCGGTAACGCTGCTGGCCGTCCTCATGCCTCTCGCCGCCCACCACTCCCTCAGCGCAGGGGACGGGAGAAGCATTGTTGTCGTGGCCCCTGTTAAAGGGGTCATAGACGGGTCCATACGGGACTACGTTGCGAGAGCCCTGGAGTACGCCGAGAAGATGCACGCCAGCGCCGTGGTGCTTGAGCTCAATACTCCCGGCGGGAGCCTGGACGCTGCACTAGACATTGTGGAGATGCTGGAGAGGTCGCCGACGCCGGTCATAGGCTTCGCTAGGGGCCGCTGGGCGGTGAGCGCCGGGACAATGATACTCATGTGCACCAGCTACGCCGCGATGGAGCCGGGCACTGTTATAGGCGCTGTCCAGCCAGTCGAGCTGACCAGCAGCGGGGAGTACCGCCCGGTTAACGAGTCCAAGATACTGAACCCCGTCTACAAGAAGATTGAAGCGTGCATGAGGCTCCACGGCAGGAATACGAGCCTCGCCAGGGAGTTTGTCTACCACAACCTGGTGCTGGACGCCGAGGAGGCGGTGAGGCTCCACGCGGTGGAGGCGGTCGCCAGGAGCCTATGGGAGCTGCTGGAGAAGGCGAATAATACTGTGGTTGAAACCATATACGGGCCCGTTAGGCTCACGCTGATAGAGCCAAGGATAGTCTACTATAGCATGCCTCCAGGCCTCCGGCTGGCCCATACACTCTCGGACCCCCTGGTCAGCTCCCTCCTCACAACCATGGCAGTGCTAGTGATAATAGCCGCTATCGCCAGCGGGCACCCGCTAGCCATAGCGGCCGGGATAGCGCTGATGCTCCTCGGCCTCTTCGGCCTAGGCCTCAGCGCCAGCGTACTGGCAGCCGCTCTGATGCTGGTAGGCGCGATCATGCTGATAGCGGAGCTGGCGCTCATACCCGGCTTCGGCGTGGTCGGGATAACGGGCATACTACTACTGCTCATAGGCGGCTTCATAATGTTCGCCGGCAAGCCTATATACATTGCTGGGGAGAGCCTCCACAGCACCCTCTACACGCTCCTAGCTGCGACCGTGCCTATAGCCGGGCTAACCCTAGTGGTCGTATACAAGGCTGCCAGGGCCTGGAGGCTGAAGCCCATCTACCAGCCCTCCCCCGTGGGGAAGAGGGGGAAAGCGCTCGACGACATCCCTCCCAGCGGCACCGGCTTCGTGCTGGTCGAGGGAGAGTACTGGCAGGCCCGCAACACGGGAGATAAGCCCATCCGACGTGGCGACATGGTGCTGGTCGTAGGCAAGGAGGGGGCAATTCTGCTCGTGAGGCTTGCACCGGAAGCCCCGGGGAGCCGGGGAAGCAGGCTAGGATAA